A region of the Litchfieldia alkalitelluris genome:
TGTATACCATGCATCAAAATCAGCTGCTACTGCAAAAAATGCAACAAGAGTTAAGAAAAGAGTAATAGCAAACGATACTAATTGATGTCTCATATCTTCAGCATTTTTGCGTCTGCGATAAGCAATATCAACTTTTGGGTGTCCTGAATTTGATTGATTTGTCGCCATCAGTTTATCCCACCATTCCCATTAAATATACAACTGTAAAAATGAAAATCCAAACAACATCAATGAAGTGCCAGTAAAGACTTGCTACATAAAATTTTGGTGCATTGTATAAGTCAAGTCCTCGTCTCGCATTTCTAATCATTAGTGTAAGAATCCAAAGTAATCCAAATGCAACGTGAGCACCATGTGTTCCAACAAGAACATAGAATGCTGAACCAAAAGCACTACTTGTAATAGTATGCTTTAAATGGATATAGTGATTAAATTCATAAATTTCAAGTGCTAGGAAAGCTGCTCCTAACGCAACAGTAATCCCTAACCATAGTTGCATTTTTTTGAAGTCAAAGTTCTTCATGTGATAGATTGCATATACACTCGTTAACGAGCTTGTTAATAAGAGCATTGTTGCAAAAAACACAAGTGGTAATTCAAATAACTCTTGTGATGTAGGACCACCATTTGTTTTGTCTCTAAGAGCTAAAAATGTTGCAAATAGAGAAGCAAATAAAACAGTCTCTCCACCTAAGAATAACCAGAATCCTAAAAATTTATTTTTCCCTTCGAGGGTTGCTTTTTCCGGTGATGCAGGAAATGTTTCTGCAGTTAATTTTTCTTCAACATGCATTATGCTTTAACCCCCTTATTATCATCATCATCCATAAGTTCTTCTTTATGAATATGGAATCCATGATCATCAATAACAGAACGTAAGAACATAGAACCAAACGTAATCGCCATTCCTATAAAGATGACAGGAATTGCCCAAGCATCGTGTTTATCACCAAATTGATAGATAAATCCGAATGCAGAAATAAACAATCCTAGTGACATTGTAAACGGTAAGATCGAGCCGTTTGGCATATGAATATCACCAATTGGTTCAGCTGGTGTCATTCCTTTTTTACCAGCCATTTTTTCTACCCAAAGTGCATCTAATCCACGTACTAACGGTGTTTGCTTAAAGTTATACTCAGGAGGAGGTGAAGGAATAGCCCACTCAAGTGTACGTCCATCTCCCCATGCATCAGCTTCTGCTTTAGGTCCATTAATGGATGTCTTAACTATATTTACTAAAAGAATTAGTGTTGAAATAGCCATAAAGAAAGCACCAATTGTACTTACTAGGTTCCCTAGCTCAAGACCTTGACCTGGTAAGAATGTAAAGATACGACGTGGCATCCCCATTAATCCAAGGAAATGTTGAATAAAGAATGTCAAGTGGAAACCGATAAGGAATAACCAGAACGTCCACTTTCCAAGTTTCTCATCTAACATGCGACCGAACATTTTTGGCCACCAGTAAGTTACACCTGCTAATAGACCAAATACAACTCCACCTACAATTACGTAGTGGAAGTGGGCAACAACGAAGTACGTGTCATGAAATTGGTAATCAGCAGCTGCAGCAGCTAACATTACTCCTGTTACACCACCCATTGTAAATGATGGAATAAATGCAACCGCATATAACATCGGTACAGTAAACGTAATTTGACCGCCCCACATTGTTAAAATCCAGTTAAATATTTTAATTCCTGTTGGAACTGCGATAGCCATCGTTGCAACAGCAAAAATTGCGTTTGCGATTGGACCTAACCCAGTTGTAAACATGTGGTGAGCCCAAACCATGAATCCTAAGAAACCGATAAGGACCGTCGCGAATACCATTGATGAGTATCCGAATAATCTTTTTCTTGAGAATGTTGCAAGAATTTCTGAGAATACCCCAAACGCAGGAAGTACAAGAATATATACTTCCGGGTGACCAAAGATCCAGAATAAGTGCTCCCAGATAATTGTATTTCCACCCATTTCAGGAACGAAGAAGCCTGTTCCAAATAAACGGTCAAACATCATTAGTGCTAATCCTACTGTTAAAGGAGGAAAAGCAAATAAGATTAAAGCTGATGCTACGAAAGTAGACCAAGTAAATAATGGCATACGCATATAAGTCATACCAGGTGCTCTCATGTTGATAATGGTAACAAGGAAGTTAATCCCTCCGATAAGTGTACCAATACCAGAAATTTGAAGACC
Encoded here:
- the ctaF gene encoding cytochrome c oxidase subunit IVB; its protein translation is MATNQSNSGHPKVDIAYRRRKNAEDMRHQLVSFAITLFLTLVAFFAVAADFDAWYTVPFILLLAVVQLIFQLYYFMHMSHKGHEAPALFLYSGVLVGLITVLAFTTIIWW
- the ctaE gene encoding cytochrome c oxidase subunit III — its product is MHVEEKLTAETFPASPEKATLEGKNKFLGFWLFLGGETVLFASLFATFLALRDKTNGGPTSQELFELPLVFFATMLLLTSSLTSVYAIYHMKNFDFKKMQLWLGITVALGAAFLALEIYEFNHYIHLKHTITSSAFGSAFYVLVGTHGAHVAFGLLWILTLMIRNARRGLDLYNAPKFYVASLYWHFIDVVWIFIFTVVYLMGMVG
- the ctaD gene encoding cytochrome c oxidase subunit I, whose product is MSTLAQKKGFGATVWDYLTTVDHKKIAVLYLIAGGFFFLLGGLEAMFIRIQLAIPDNNFVSAGFYNEILTMHGTTMIFLAAMPLLFALMNAIMPLQIGARDVAFPFINALGFWLFFFGGVFLNMSWFLGGAPDAGWTNYASLALHSPGHGIDFYVLGLQISGIGTLIGGINFLVTIINMRAPGMTYMRMPLFTWSTFVASALILFAFPPLTVGLALMMFDRLFGTGFFVPEMGGNTIIWEHLFWIFGHPEVYILVLPAFGVFSEILATFSRKRLFGYSSMVFATVLIGFLGFMVWAHHMFTTGLGPIANAIFAVATMAIAVPTGIKIFNWILTMWGGQITFTVPMLYAVAFIPSFTMGGVTGVMLAAAAADYQFHDTYFVVAHFHYVIVGGVVFGLLAGVTYWWPKMFGRMLDEKLGKWTFWLFLIGFHLTFFIQHFLGLMGMPRRIFTFLPGQGLELGNLVSTIGAFFMAISTLILLVNIVKTSINGPKAEADAWGDGRTLEWAIPSPPPEYNFKQTPLVRGLDALWVEKMAGKKGMTPAEPIGDIHMPNGSILPFTMSLGLFISAFGFIYQFGDKHDAWAIPVIFIGMAITFGSMFLRSVIDDHGFHIHKEELMDDDDNKGVKA